Proteins encoded by one window of Actinocorallia herbida:
- a CDS encoding fumarylacetoacetate hydrolase family protein yields the protein MRLATIRTAGATKAVRVTDAGLVDLGFADVKALLAADDWRAKAAVDGPLVEADGFAPVIPDPGKILCVGLNYRNHILEMGRDLPEYPTLFAKFTDALIGPEDDIRLAPESDAHDWEAELVVVVGKAVRRASEEEAVEAIAGFTVMNDVTMRDWQFRTREWLQGKTFEGTTPLGPVLVTPEELPGGVRPALEISCSVDGEEMQRANTGDLVFDPVALVRYLSTIMTLRPGDVIASGTPGGVGHARKPARYLQAGSKVVVEIERIGRLENTTAYPDAAA from the coding sequence ATGCGTCTCGCCACCATCCGCACCGCCGGTGCCACCAAGGCGGTCCGCGTCACCGACGCCGGCCTCGTCGACCTCGGCTTCGCCGACGTCAAGGCCCTGCTCGCCGCCGACGACTGGCGGGCCAAGGCCGCCGTCGACGGCCCGCTCGTCGAGGCCGATGGGTTCGCGCCGGTCATCCCGGACCCGGGCAAGATCCTGTGCGTGGGCCTGAACTACCGCAACCACATCCTCGAGATGGGCCGCGACCTTCCGGAGTACCCGACCCTGTTCGCGAAGTTCACCGACGCCCTCATCGGCCCGGAGGACGACATTCGGCTCGCGCCCGAGTCCGACGCGCACGACTGGGAGGCCGAACTCGTCGTCGTCGTGGGCAAGGCCGTCCGCCGCGCGTCCGAGGAGGAGGCCGTCGAGGCGATCGCCGGGTTCACCGTGATGAACGACGTGACGATGCGCGACTGGCAGTTCCGTACCCGCGAGTGGCTTCAGGGCAAGACCTTCGAGGGCACGACCCCGCTCGGCCCCGTCCTGGTCACCCCGGAGGAGCTGCCCGGCGGCGTCCGCCCGGCACTGGAGATCTCCTGCTCCGTCGACGGCGAGGAGATGCAGCGCGCCAACACCGGAGACCTCGTGTTCGACCCGGTCGCGCTGGTCCGCTACCTGTCGACGATCATGACGCTGCGCCCCGGCGACGTCATCGCGTCCGGCACCCCCGGCGGCGTCGGCCACGCCCGCAAGCCCGCCCGCTACCTCCAGGCCGGGTCCAAGGTCGTCGTCGAGATCGAGCGCATCGGCCGCCTGGAGAACACCACCGCCTACCCGGACGCGGCCGCATGA
- a CDS encoding FAD-dependent oxidoreductase has translation MTDVDVVVVGGGIGGLASAYALARSGKSVRVLERADEFTEVGAGLQMAPNAARILKEWGLLDEVLGKGVAPRRLLFKDAIDGSVLTRLDLDEKFVERYGAPYVVIHRSDLLDVLADACRRAGVDLVAGSKVDGVDNTGDGVVVRVGEAEHTAGLAVAADGLHSRLRARLSDDEPVCSGYVAYRGAFPVADLGRELDEHALNEVVVYLGPGCHLVQYALRGGEMFNTVAVFESPAWKRGEAEWGGPEELDAAFADCCDEVKVGLRSLGRVRHWPMYDRLPIPTWIDGRVVLTGDAAHPMLQYLAQGACQAIEDAFALSGHLAERETDEALLAYQAERTVRTARVQTTARLWGDIWHVDGVGRVLRNELFLKRDLDDPVYVDWLYHS, from the coding sequence ATGACCGATGTCGATGTTGTGGTGGTCGGCGGCGGTATCGGCGGTCTGGCCTCCGCCTACGCGCTGGCCCGGTCGGGCAAGAGCGTCCGCGTGCTGGAGCGGGCCGACGAGTTCACCGAGGTCGGCGCGGGCCTCCAGATGGCCCCGAACGCCGCCCGCATCCTCAAGGAGTGGGGCCTGCTCGACGAGGTCCTCGGCAAGGGCGTCGCGCCCCGCCGCCTCCTGTTCAAGGACGCGATCGACGGCTCGGTGCTGACCCGCCTCGACCTGGACGAGAAGTTCGTCGAGCGGTACGGCGCCCCGTACGTCGTCATCCACCGCAGCGACCTGCTCGACGTCCTCGCCGACGCCTGCCGCCGCGCCGGGGTCGACCTGGTGGCCGGCAGCAAGGTCGACGGCGTCGACAACACCGGTGACGGCGTGGTCGTCCGGGTCGGGGAGGCCGAGCACACCGCGGGCCTGGCGGTCGCCGCCGACGGCCTGCACTCCAGGCTCCGCGCCCGCCTGTCGGACGACGAGCCGGTCTGCTCGGGCTACGTCGCCTACCGGGGCGCCTTCCCCGTCGCCGACCTCGGCCGCGAGCTCGACGAGCACGCGCTCAACGAGGTCGTCGTCTACCTCGGCCCGGGCTGCCACCTCGTCCAGTACGCGCTGCGCGGCGGCGAGATGTTCAACACCGTCGCCGTCTTCGAGTCGCCCGCGTGGAAGCGCGGCGAGGCGGAGTGGGGCGGCCCCGAAGAACTCGACGCGGCCTTCGCCGACTGCTGCGACGAGGTCAAGGTCGGCCTGCGGTCGCTCGGCCGGGTCCGCCACTGGCCGATGTACGACCGCCTGCCGATCCCGACCTGGATCGACGGCCGTGTCGTGCTCACCGGCGACGCCGCGCACCCCATGCTCCAGTACCTCGCGCAGGGCGCCTGCCAGGCCATCGAGGACGCGTTCGCGCTGTCCGGGCACCTCGCCGAGCGGGAGACCGACGAGGCGCTGCTCGCCTACCAGGCCGAGCGGACCGTCCGCACCGCCCGCGTCCAGACGACGGCCCGCCTGTGGGGCGACATCTGGCACGTCGACGGCGTCGGCCGCGTCCTGCGCAACGAGCTGTTCCTCAAGCGCGACCTGGACGACCCGGTCTACGTGGACTGGCTGTACCACTCCTGA
- a CDS encoding maleylpyruvate isomerase N-terminal domain-containing protein produces MTTRDWMDQGTALFLKTLDGLGDADFDAPSALPGWTRKHLVAHVHYNAEALRRLVSWAATGVESRMYAGPEQRGAEIEAGAELPAGRLRELVHGSAAALAADLDALPDEAWRSPVVTALGRTVPVSETPWMRTREVSIHAVDLAAGTSFADLAQDVNAAIAADALATHAGRGHAADLAAWLTGRAPEAPSVGSWI; encoded by the coding sequence ATGACCACCCGCGACTGGATGGACCAGGGCACCGCGCTGTTCCTGAAGACCCTCGACGGCCTCGGCGACGCCGACTTCGACGCGCCCAGCGCCCTTCCCGGCTGGACGCGCAAGCACCTCGTCGCGCACGTCCACTACAACGCCGAGGCGCTCCGTCGTCTGGTGAGCTGGGCCGCGACCGGTGTCGAGAGCCGCATGTACGCGGGGCCCGAGCAACGCGGCGCCGAGATCGAGGCGGGCGCCGAGCTCCCGGCCGGGCGGCTCCGCGAGCTGGTCCACGGCTCCGCCGCCGCGCTCGCCGCCGACCTGGACGCGCTGCCGGACGAGGCGTGGCGGAGTCCGGTCGTGACGGCCCTGGGCCGGACGGTCCCGGTGTCGGAGACCCCGTGGATGCGCACCCGCGAGGTCTCGATCCACGCGGTCGACCTCGCCGCGGGCACGTCCTTCGCCGACCTCGCGCAGGACGTCAACGCGGCGATCGCCGCCGACGCCCTGGCCACCCACGCGGGCCGCGGCCACGCCGCCGACCTCGCCGCCTGGCTGACCGGCCGCGCCCCCGAGGCGCCCTCGGTCGGCTCCTGGATCTGA
- a CDS encoding cupin domain-containing protein, which yields MTTPVTIPVSDAPDQPARTPELEALYQGFESELLVPLWTEIGDLMPPEPRSKAQAHVWQWKNLYALAEQAGDLVPVGRGGERRAIALANPGLGGRPFATPTLWAAIQYLNPGEDAPVHRHTQHAFRFVVEGEGVWTVVNGDPVAMRRGDFLPQAGWNWHGHHNITDRPMAWIDGLDIPFQYATDATFFQFGPDEVETREAPERSRSERLWAHPGLRPLTRIAPTGVGTPLLAYRWEHTDRALTDQLELEAEGHPVTLEPGHAAIRYTDPRDGSDVLPTIRAEFHRLAPGTRTAPAREVGSSVHQVFDGIAEITVGARTWQVARGDLFVVPSWQPFTAATEGGADFFRFSDTPVFERLGLDRDIRFTQQED from the coding sequence ATGACCACTCCCGTGACGATCCCCGTCTCCGACGCGCCCGACCAGCCCGCGCGGACCCCGGAACTCGAGGCTCTCTACCAGGGTTTCGAGTCCGAGCTGCTGGTGCCGCTGTGGACCGAGATCGGCGACCTGATGCCGCCCGAGCCGCGCTCGAAGGCGCAGGCCCACGTGTGGCAGTGGAAGAACCTCTACGCCCTCGCCGAGCAGGCGGGCGACCTCGTCCCGGTCGGCCGCGGCGGCGAGCGCCGCGCGATCGCGCTGGCCAACCCGGGCCTCGGCGGCCGCCCGTTCGCCACCCCGACGCTCTGGGCCGCGATCCAGTACCTGAACCCGGGTGAGGACGCCCCCGTCCACCGCCACACCCAGCACGCCTTCCGCTTCGTCGTCGAAGGCGAGGGCGTGTGGACGGTCGTCAACGGCGACCCGGTCGCGATGCGCCGCGGCGACTTCCTCCCGCAGGCCGGCTGGAACTGGCACGGCCACCACAACATCACCGACCGGCCCATGGCGTGGATCGACGGCCTGGACATCCCCTTCCAGTACGCCACGGACGCGACCTTCTTCCAGTTCGGCCCGGACGAGGTCGAGACGCGCGAAGCCCCCGAGCGCTCCCGCTCCGAGCGGCTCTGGGCCCACCCGGGCCTGCGCCCCCTCACCCGGATCGCCCCGACCGGCGTCGGCACCCCGCTGCTGGCCTACCGCTGGGAGCACACCGACAGGGCGCTGACCGACCAGCTCGAGCTGGAGGCCGAAGGCCACCCGGTCACCCTGGAGCCCGGCCACGCCGCGATCCGCTACACCGACCCGCGCGACGGCTCCGACGTGCTGCCGACGATCCGCGCCGAGTTCCACCGGCTCGCCCCCGGCACGCGGACGGCCCCGGCCCGTGAGGTCGGATCCTCGGTCCACCAGGTGTTCGACGGGATCGCCGAGATCACCGTCGGCGCCCGGACCTGGCAGGTGGCGCGCGGCGACCTCTTCGTCGTGCCGTCCTGGCAGCCGTTCACCGCCGCCACCGAGGGCGGCGCCGACTTCTTCCGGTTCAGCGACACCCCGGTGTTCGAGCGCCTGGGCCTGGACCGCGACATCCGCTTCACCCAGCAGGAGGACTGA
- a CDS encoding IclR family transcriptional regulator: MKNKPSYAISSVDHALQLAALLQQEGALRVTDVADRLEVSVSTAHRLLAMLVYRDFAEQLPDRRYGPGKVLRPAPLTEAPVALLRRVALPHLRALVDRTDETANLMVPAGDEVRIIATVECDQILRVGDRVGRTLPARFASAGKAILAALPAEEVESHYPDDYPSFARELAQIRRRGFAINDQRTETGLTALGMAVRDPSGRPIAGISLSIPTARFIRDALPTWTTALSSATTRLEAALSSAD; the protein is encoded by the coding sequence GTGAAGAACAAACCGTCCTACGCGATCAGTTCGGTGGACCACGCGCTCCAGCTCGCGGCCCTTCTCCAGCAGGAGGGCGCCCTGCGCGTCACCGACGTCGCCGACCGCCTGGAGGTCTCGGTCTCCACCGCCCACCGTCTCCTGGCGATGCTGGTCTACCGGGACTTCGCCGAGCAGCTCCCCGACCGCCGCTACGGCCCCGGCAAGGTCCTGCGCCCGGCGCCCCTGACCGAGGCCCCGGTCGCCCTCCTGCGCCGGGTCGCCCTCCCCCACCTGCGCGCCCTGGTCGACCGCACCGACGAGACGGCGAACCTCATGGTCCCCGCGGGCGACGAGGTCCGGATCATCGCCACCGTCGAATGCGACCAGATCCTCCGCGTCGGCGACCGCGTCGGCCGCACCCTCCCGGCCCGCTTCGCCTCCGCGGGCAAGGCCATCCTCGCCGCCCTCCCCGCCGAAGAAGTCGAGTCCCATTACCCGGACGACTACCCGTCCTTCGCCCGCGAACTCGCCCAGATCCGCCGCCGCGGCTTCGCCATCAACGACCAGCGCACCGAAACCGGCCTCACCGCCCTGGGCATGGCGGTCCGCGACCCCTCCGGCCGCCCCATCGCCGGCATCTCCCTCTCCATCCCCACCGCCCGCTTCATCCGCGACGCCCTCCCCACCTGGACCACCGCCCTCTCTTCCGCCACCACCCGCCTGGAAGCCGCCCTCTCCTCCGCCGACTGA